Genomic window (Paenibacillus sp. 37):
CATCTGTTGTCATTTATTTTTTTAAGAAAATCTTTGTTTCAATGCTTCTTCAATACCCTGGATAAAAGGCATCCGTCAACATACTTTCGGTGCATGTTCATCATCCAGAAAAGAGAGGTTATAGCTTATCTTATCCGTAAAATATCTCTGTATCTACTTGTACGTATCGTAACATAGGGCAAAGAGGTATACACTTCTGTATTTGTAACGTATTTGTAACATAATTTCTGTTTTTTAGTGGCCGTTTAGCCCCTATATACAAGAAAAACAGAACGATTTGTCGTGCATCGTCCTGTTTCTTACCCAGTCTCATCGTTATTATTTTTTTCGTGGTGTCCAGCGCTTCGCTTCACTATGATTTGGATACTGGATGCCCGCAGGGTAGGAGATCAGCTCGATCAGCATCCCCCAAGGTGCTCTTCCATACACAAACTGATTGCCTTCCCCGCCTTCAATATGACCGGACAACGCCCCAGGCTCTGTTAGCAACACCCCGCCCGCTTCTTTGAAGTGTCGTGCAGCTTCTTGCATATCGTCCACATACAACGCCATATGCTGCAATCCGTAATCCGATGCCCTAACTGGCTCCGATTGTGCTGTATTCGTGTACTGAAATAGCTCTATACTGGCGCTCTCCCCAAGAGATAACATTCGAATATGAATAACCTTTGCTCCTGAACGCAGTCCTAATTTAAGCTCTGCC
Coding sequences:
- a CDS encoding VOC family protein, which produces MITRGIDHIGITVPDMAQATLFLQQAFGAQLAYDHIMPDDPPQEGPEAELKLGLRSGAKVIHIRMLSLGESASIELFQYTNTAQSEPVRASDYGLQHMALYVDDMQEAARHFKEAGGVLLTEPGALSGHIEGGEGNQFVYGRAPWGMLIELISYPAGIQYPNHSEAKRWTPRKK